A segment of the Cytobacillus luteolus genome:
TTGCAGAACAAAAAGAAGAACAAGGCGCGTAAGTTTAACACGCAATTACAATTATCTATTCGATTTTCCATATTAGGATAAAAAACAAGGAGGATTTTACAATGACTACAGAACAAATCTTAGAAGCTGTAAAAAATATGACTGTTTTAGAACTTAACGACTTAGTAAAAGCAATTGAAGAAGAATTTGGTGTAACTGCTGCTGCTCCTGTTGCTATGGGTGCTGTTGCTGGTGGCGAAGTTGCTGCTGAGCAAACTGAATTTGATGTAATCCTAGCTGGCGCTGGCGACCAAAAAATCAAAGTTATCAAAGTAGTACGTGAATTAACAGGTCTTGGCTTAAAAGAAGCTAAAGAACTAGTTGACAACACTCCAAAAGCTGTTAAAGAAGGCGTTTCTAAAGAAGAAGCTGAAGAATTAAAAGCTAAACTTGAAGAAGTTGGAGCTAACGTAGAAGTTAAGTAATAATTTCATTGATCAATAGAAAGCTCGCTTGAAAACAGGCGAGCTTTTTTTGACTACATCCTTCAGTGATAAAAAGTTGCACTTTTGACGATGCTATAGAATAGCTCAGGAACTCCTATATTAGAGGAGGTACATAACAATGACAGAACACTACTATACAAACAAACCGTCGACAGCAAGTAATCCTCAAAATATAAACTTTACTTTAAGGGGTATTGTCCTTCAATTTAAAAGTGATCGCGGAGTTTTTTCGAAAAATGAAGTAGATTTCGGCTCTCGCCTTCTAATCGAAACATTTCAATTTCCTACTATTGAAGGTGATTTGCTAGATGTAGGTTGTGGTTATGGACCTATTGGTCTTTCGCTGGCAAAGGATTGTTCTTCGCGAAAAGTTGAGATGATCGATGTGAATGAACGTGCAATTGACTTAGCCAAGCAAAATGCAGCTAACAATGAAGTTTCTAATGTTAAAATCTATAAAAGTGATGTATTCAATGCGGTTGATCTAGAGAAAAGATTTGCTGCCATCCTCTCCAACCCTCCAATTCGTGCAGGGAAAAAGGTGGTACATCAAATACTAGAAGAAAGCTATCAATTCCTACTCCCAAAAGGTGAGTTATGGGTAGTTATTCAAAAGAAGCAAGGGGCACCATCTGCAATCGAGAAACTAGAATCTATTTTTGATGAGGTTGAGATTGTGAAAAGAGATAAAGGTTATTATATTATCAGGGCCATCCGTGACTGAAGTGAAAGAAAAAGTAGACATAAAACGAATGTTAGTACTCTATAACTGAAAATGATTTTAATGTCAATACTT
Coding sequences within it:
- a CDS encoding class I SAM-dependent methyltransferase; translation: MTEHYYTNKPSTASNPQNINFTLRGIVLQFKSDRGVFSKNEVDFGSRLLIETFQFPTIEGDLLDVGCGYGPIGLSLAKDCSSRKVEMIDVNERAIDLAKQNAANNEVSNVKIYKSDVFNAVDLEKRFAAILSNPPIRAGKKVVHQILEESYQFLLPKGELWVVIQKKQGAPSAIEKLESIFDEVEIVKRDKGYYIIRAIRD
- the rplL gene encoding 50S ribosomal protein L7/L12; this translates as MTTEQILEAVKNMTVLELNDLVKAIEEEFGVTAAAPVAMGAVAGGEVAAEQTEFDVILAGAGDQKIKVIKVVRELTGLGLKEAKELVDNTPKAVKEGVSKEEAEELKAKLEEVGANVEVK